One genomic segment of Actinomycetes bacterium includes these proteins:
- a CDS encoding DUF1905 domain-containing protein, producing the protein MHLEFNGEVWFWRGPSPFYFVNVPEDESAEIQAASALVTYGWGMILVEVRIGSTRWTTSLFPKGGGYVVPLKDLVRKAEQIDVGDTVTVRLAVDV; encoded by the coding sequence GTGCACCTGGAGTTCAACGGCGAGGTGTGGTTCTGGAGGGGGCCGTCGCCGTTCTACTTCGTCAACGTGCCCGAGGACGAGAGCGCTGAGATCCAGGCGGCGTCTGCGCTGGTGACGTACGGCTGGGGCATGATCCTGGTCGAGGTCAGGATCGGATCGACCAGGTGGACGACCTCGCTGTTCCCCAAGGGCGGGGGGTATGTCGTGCCGCTGAAGGACCTGGTCCGAAAGGCCGAGCAGATTGACGTGGGCGACACCGTGACGGTACGTCTGGCTGTCGACGTCTGA
- a CDS encoding crosslink repair DNA glycosylase YcaQ family protein, producing MTGSRPTTTAAGHPQSFAGRATLLSPFDRLLHARKRMTDVFAFDYYLEMFKPATKRRWGYYALPILYGDRLVEKLDARADRQGGVFRVAAVHRDVPFSNAMTAAVDREIRDLARWLDLELVRPD from the coding sequence GTGACTGGGTCACGGCCAACGACTACTGCGGCGGGACATCCTCAGTCCTTCGCGGGCCGTGCGACCCTGCTGTCACCGTTCGACCGGCTCCTCCACGCCCGCAAACGCATGACCGACGTCTTCGCGTTCGACTACTACCTCGAGATGTTCAAGCCCGCCACAAAGCGCCGTTGGGGCTACTACGCCCTCCCGATCCTGTACGGGGACCGGCTGGTCGAAAAGCTCGACGCCCGGGCCGACCGCCAGGGCGGGGTGTTCCGGGTCGCGGCGGTCCACCGGGACGTGCCGTTCAGCAACGCCATGACGGCGGCGGTCGACCGCGAGATCCGGGACCTGGCGCGCTGGCTCGACCTGGAGCTCGTCCGGCCCGACTGA
- a CDS encoding TetR family transcriptional regulator C-terminal domain-containing protein, with product MALLLEHGCHGLGIQALLAAADTPKGSFYHHFTDKEDFALQVVDEYMRQVQAGLDECLADEARPPLDRVRGFFELTQQSYERDGYLGCLLGGLGQELSGTNEAFRHKIEWCFTYIADRLASCLAEAQTRGDLPAGSDPKEMATLLVDCWEGAALRSRLRGSPEPLTSMLDFCFRSAVAR from the coding sequence TTGGCCCTGCTCCTCGAGCACGGCTGCCACGGCCTCGGCATCCAGGCGCTGCTGGCCGCGGCGGACACCCCCAAGGGGTCCTTCTACCACCACTTCACGGACAAGGAGGACTTCGCGCTCCAGGTGGTCGACGAGTACATGCGGCAGGTGCAAGCGGGCCTCGACGAGTGCCTCGCCGACGAGGCCCGGCCGCCGCTGGACCGGGTGCGGGGGTTCTTCGAGCTGACCCAGCAAAGCTACGAGCGGGACGGGTACCTGGGCTGTCTGCTGGGCGGGCTCGGGCAGGAGCTGTCCGGGACGAACGAGGCGTTCCGTCACAAGATCGAGTGGTGCTTCACCTACATCGCCGACCGGCTCGCCAGCTGCCTGGCGGAGGCCCAAACCCGCGGTGACCTCCCGGCCGGGTCGGACCCGAAGGAGATGGCAACCCTGCTGGTTGACTGCTGGGAGGGAGCGGCCCTGCGCAGCCGGCTGCGCGGGAGTCCAGAGCCGCTCACCTCGATGCTCGACTTCTGCTTCCGGTCGGCGGTGGCTCGCTAG
- a CDS encoding carboxyl transferase domain-containing protein → MGDDAGPDALNELRRRRALTEDAARPDQVAARRAKGGRTARENIADLVDPGSFVEYGRLVTAAQERRLSAEELMRQTPADGIVGGIARINGAVAGERATCAVLSYDYLVMAGTQGIRGHHKSDRLLGLVERLRLPTVFFTEGGGGRPSDTDYPVVSALDVRTFALWARLSGVAPRIAVVAGRCFAGNAVLAGSSDLVVATHNATLGVAGPAMLAAAGLGDHDADQIGPAGLLATNGVVDVLVADQAAAVAITRTLVGYFQGPAPVGPAADQTSLRRALPERERAPYDVRPIVTTLSDEGSVTFLREAFAPEMVTALGRIEGRPVGFIANQTLHIAGALTSDASDKAARFMQLCDAFGVPLVSLVDTPGIMAGPDAERTAVLRHASRVLVAGARLQVPLIGVVLRRGYGLGAQAMLGGSTHEPLLTVAWPSAHMGPMGLEGAVRLAQRKELAAITDEHERNERVRQLTAAYQEHVNAFNVARAFEIDDVIDPAETRGTIAATLAAAEGREGFTGSGRVVDTW, encoded by the coding sequence GTGGGCGACGATGCTGGCCCCGACGCGCTGAACGAGCTGAGGCGCCGCCGGGCCCTCACCGAGGACGCGGCCCGGCCGGACCAGGTCGCCGCTCGGCGCGCCAAGGGTGGTCGGACGGCGAGGGAGAACATCGCCGACCTCGTCGACCCAGGCTCGTTCGTCGAGTACGGCCGCCTGGTCACGGCAGCACAGGAGAGGCGGCTGAGCGCCGAGGAGCTCATGCGGCAGACGCCGGCTGACGGCATCGTCGGCGGTATCGCCCGCATCAACGGTGCGGTGGCGGGGGAACGAGCCACCTGCGCCGTTCTGTCGTACGACTACCTCGTCATGGCGGGCACGCAGGGCATTCGCGGCCATCATAAGTCCGACCGGCTACTGGGTCTGGTTGAGCGGCTGCGGCTGCCCACGGTGTTCTTCACCGAGGGTGGCGGCGGGCGTCCGAGCGACACCGACTACCCGGTCGTCTCGGCGCTGGACGTCCGCACCTTCGCGCTGTGGGCGAGGCTCTCCGGGGTCGCCCCGCGCATCGCCGTAGTCGCCGGTCGGTGCTTCGCAGGGAACGCTGTCCTGGCCGGTTCGTCCGACCTCGTCGTCGCTACGCACAACGCCACCTTGGGGGTGGCCGGGCCAGCGATGCTCGCCGCGGCAGGCCTCGGTGACCACGACGCGGACCAGATCGGGCCGGCCGGGCTGCTGGCCACCAACGGGGTTGTCGACGTCCTGGTCGCTGACCAAGCCGCGGCCGTCGCGATCACGCGCACCCTGGTCGGCTACTTCCAGGGTCCGGCTCCGGTCGGCCCGGCCGCGGACCAGACCTCGCTGCGCAGGGCCCTCCCCGAGCGCGAGCGCGCCCCGTACGACGTGCGCCCGATTGTCACCACGTTGTCGGACGAGGGTTCGGTGACCTTCCTGCGTGAGGCGTTCGCACCCGAGATGGTCACCGCGCTCGGACGCATCGAGGGCCGTCCCGTCGGGTTCATCGCCAACCAAACGCTGCACATTGCGGGGGCGTTGACATCCGACGCCTCGGACAAGGCGGCCCGGTTCATGCAGCTGTGTGACGCCTTCGGCGTCCCGCTGGTCTCGTTGGTGGACACCCCGGGGATCATGGCCGGCCCCGACGCGGAGCGGACGGCGGTGCTCCGGCACGCTTCCCGGGTCCTCGTGGCGGGCGCCCGGCTCCAGGTGCCCCTCATCGGCGTCGTCCTGCGACGCGGCTACGGGCTCGGGGCGCAGGCGATGCTGGGCGGCAGCACCCACGAGCCGCTGCTCACTGTGGCCTGGCCGTCCGCCCACATGGGCCCCATGGGCCTTGAGGGCGCCGTGCGGCTCGCCCAGCGGAAGGAGCTGGCCGCCATCACCGACGAGCACGAGCGCAACGAGCGGGTCCGCCAGCTGACGGCCGCCTACCAGGAGCACGTCAACGCGTTCAACGTCGCCAGGGCCTTCGAGATCGACGACGTGATCGACCCCGCCGAGACGCGCGGCACCATCGCTGCGACACTCGCGGCGGCCGAGGGCCGCGAAGGTTTCACCGGGAGCGGCCGGGTTGTCGATACCTGGTGA